One genomic segment of Candidatus Fukatsuia endosymbiont of Tuberolachnus salignus includes these proteins:
- a CDS encoding group II intron maturase-specific domain-containing protein: MASVSLLRVTPCAVISLNNEGKLSDAPIRMTRLEAAPVKTHAPAYAKVCTIVCGVISPLLANLYLHWLDSTWEKKAFGKRPHDAHIVRYADDFVILCSKRPEFYLDQAKKVLDRLGLTLNAKKTRIVNAMKEPFDFLGHRFAVQPSKVTGELKTFYYPTTKAMKSVKQKIRDVVRKGQHWDWPTLVKEKVNPILRGWGNYFKTGNSRKHFLSIANYTIWTLCIMLRKKHKKRGKGWRDHPPSWFYDYHGLFKLYSLSITGDEGSRYARPVPS; the protein is encoded by the coding sequence ATGGCTTCGGTTTCATTGCTGAGGGTCACTCCGTGTGCCGTTATCAGTCTCAATAACGAGGGAAAACTCAGTGATGCTCCCATCCGGATGACCAGACTTGAGGCAGCGCCGGTGAAAACGCATGCCCCAGCTTACGCGAAAGTTTGCACTATTGTTTGCGGAGTAATTTCTCCCTTGCTCGCTAATCTCTACCTGCACTGGCTTGATTCGACGTGGGAGAAAAAGGCGTTCGGTAAACGTCCGCATGATGCTCATATCGTGCGATATGCCGACGATTTTGTGATTTTGTGCAGCAAGCGCCCGGAGTTTTATCTGGATCAGGCCAAGAAAGTCTTAGACCGACTTGGGTTGACGCTTAATGCCAAGAAAACGCGGATAGTTAATGCCATGAAAGAGCCGTTTGACTTTCTAGGTCACAGGTTCGCAGTTCAACCATCGAAAGTGACGGGCGAGTTGAAGACCTTTTACTATCCGACTACCAAGGCTATGAAGTCTGTTAAGCAGAAAATCCGTGATGTTGTCCGAAAAGGGCAGCACTGGGATTGGCCCACATTGGTGAAAGAAAAGGTAAACCCGATTCTTCGCGGATGGGGGAATTACTTCAAGACAGGTAATTCAAGGAAGCATTTCTTGAGCATAGCGAATTACACGATATGGACACTCTGCATCATGTTGCGGAAGAAGCACAAGAAACGGGGTAAGGGGTGGAGGGACCACCCGCCGTCCTGGTTCTACGATTACCACGGGCTGTTTAAGCTGTACAGCCTGTCCATAACCGGAGATGAAGGGAGTCGGTATGCCCGACCTGTGCCGTCGTAA
- a CDS encoding lambda exonuclease family protein, whose protein sequence is MTRQFIEVKMEQRTEAWFAARCGKVTASKLAEVMAKVKTGDAATRKKYRAELICQRLTGKRGDTFVTLDMKHGTALEPVAREAYILREFAVEVTEVGLVDHPTIEGFAASPDGLVNEDGLIEIKCPKTWTHLKTIRTGEPEKNTACKCTHKCCVRGVDGVTLSVMTIDCLTH, encoded by the coding sequence ATGACAAGACAATTTATCGAGGTAAAAATGGAACAACGAACAGAAGCCTGGTTTGCTGCAAGATGCGGCAAGGTCACAGCCAGCAAATTGGCAGAGGTGATGGCAAAAGTAAAAACAGGCGACGCAGCAACGCGAAAAAAATACAGGGCCGAGCTGATTTGCCAGCGTCTGACGGGGAAACGGGGAGACACCTTTGTCACGCTCGATATGAAGCACGGGACGGCACTGGAACCCGTCGCCCGTGAGGCTTACATCTTGCGTGAATTTGCAGTAGAGGTCACGGAGGTCGGTCTCGTCGACCACCCCACTATTGAGGGGTTTGCGGCCAGTCCCGACGGATTGGTTAATGAGGATGGCCTGATCGAGATTAAATGCCCCAAAACCTGGACGCATCTGAAAACGATAAGAACAGGTGAACCAGAAAAAAATACCGCCTGCAAATGCACGCACAAATGCTGTGTACGGGGCGTCGATGGTGTGACTTTGTCAGTTATGACAATCGACTGCCTGACACATTAG
- a CDS encoding SIR2 family protein, which yields MKKNIKLSRFKIYISSLFSQLKIREERQEEISDLIKARKNMGSVITTHYDGLIEKFFNFTPLIGNDILLSNPYGSVYKIHGCAQDPCNIIITHEDYAHFNNKYELIRSHLLSLFIHNPIVFIGYSISDQNIKYLLKTVFSYVNVNTELAKRIRDNFLLIEYQKGTDSIDITEHDIEIEGMATIRINKIKTDNYKAIYDALSRLVLPVSARDIRKVQKVWNTIISGGEIKVKITENIDDLKNEERVIAVGSEKTLSYE from the coding sequence ATGAAAAAAAATATTAAATTAAGTCGATTTAAAATATACATTTCATCCCTATTCTCTCAATTGAAGATAAGAGAAGAGCGGCAGGAAGAAATCAGTGACCTGATTAAAGCAAGGAAAAATATGGGTTCTGTTATAACAACCCACTACGATGGATTGATAGAGAAGTTTTTTAATTTTACCCCATTAATAGGAAATGACATATTACTCAGTAATCCCTACGGGTCAGTTTACAAAATTCACGGGTGTGCCCAAGACCCTTGCAATATCATCATAACGCATGAAGACTATGCCCATTTTAATAATAAATACGAATTAATCAGGTCTCACCTGCTTTCTTTATTTATCCATAATCCCATAGTATTTATAGGTTATAGCATAAGCGACCAAAATATTAAATATTTACTTAAAACGGTGTTTTCCTATGTGAATGTGAACACTGAATTAGCGAAGAGAATTCGTGATAATTTTTTATTGATTGAATATCAGAAAGGGACCGACTCGATAGACATCACTGAACATGACATAGAAATAGAAGGTATGGCAACGATACGGATCAATAAAATCAAAACGGATAACTATAAAGCAATTTATGACGCCCTGTCTCGTCTTGTTCTTCCTGTCTCAGCAAGGGATATCAGGAAAGTACAAAAAGTGTGGAACACAATAATAAGCGGCGGAGAAATTAAGGTAAAAATAACGGAAAACATCGACGATCTAAAAAATGAGGAGAGGGTTATTGCTGTTGGTTCAGAAAAAACCCTCTCCTATGAATGA
- a CDS encoding Rpn family recombination-promoting nuclease/putative transposase: MSNVNVARDFLQFHLPPEIKEQCDFSTLKIEPGSFIEPNLRQHYSDIVYSLKTKEGKRCYIHCLIEHQSTPKKLMAFRLFRYSIPIMQQHLDQGHDELPVVIPILFYHGETSPYPYSMDWLDCFADRDLAQRVYSQPFPLVDVTTIPDEEILTHRSVALLELVQKHIYARDIIVISQSIAHLLNTGYTESELVKTLMYYIAQRGKTADTPQFFKTIVEHAPTYSEDIMTIAQDLRREGREEGMQQGMQQGMQQGMQQGRQERNTEIAKALLKNGVDRALVKTSTGLSDQDIEDIEVLLH; encoded by the coding sequence ATGAGCAATGTTAACGTTGCCCGTGATTTCCTACAGTTCCACTTACCGCCTGAAATCAAGGAGCAATGCGATTTTTCTACGTTGAAGATCGAACCGGGTTCATTCATTGAGCCGAATTTGAGACAACATTATTCTGACATTGTTTATTCACTCAAAACGAAGGAGGGTAAGCGTTGCTACATTCATTGTCTCATCGAACATCAAAGCACGCCAAAAAAATTAATGGCTTTCCGCTTGTTCCGCTACAGTATTCCCATCATGCAACAGCATCTTGACCAAGGCCATGACGAGTTGCCGGTGGTAATACCGATCCTCTTTTATCATGGAGAAACAAGCCCTTATCCCTACAGTATGGATTGGCTGGATTGTTTTGCTGACAGAGACTTAGCACAAAGAGTCTATTCTCAGCCTTTTCCTTTGGTGGATGTGACCACGATACCCGATGAAGAAATCTTGACTCACCGCAGTGTTGCTCTTCTTGAATTAGTACAAAAGCACATTTATGCGCGTGATATCATAGTGATAAGTCAGTCTATTGCACATTTACTGAATACGGGTTATACAGAGAGTGAACTGGTTAAGACATTAATGTATTATATTGCTCAGAGAGGAAAAACAGCGGATACACCGCAATTTTTCAAAACGATTGTGGAGCACGCACCGACTTACAGTGAGGACATCATGACGATTGCACAAGACCTGAGAAGAGAGGGCCGTGAGGAAGGCATGCAACAGGGCATGCAACAGGGCATGCAACAGGGCATGCAACAGGGACGTCAGGAAAGAAACACAGAAATTGCCAAAGCGCTTCTTAAGAATGGTGTGGATAGGGCTTTGGTTAAAACATCTACTGGACTTTCTGACCAAGATATTGAAGATATTGAAGTATTGCTACATTAA
- a CDS encoding Rha family transcriptional regulator, with the protein MSNVITIYQQVKMSSREIARLTGKQHKHVLDDCRKMFESINIQSAEFSADYKDTSGRTYQEYLLDQDLTMTLVMGYSIQFRHRVATRWRELEEKATRPVCILPNFEDPPVAAIAWAE; encoded by the coding sequence ATGTCAAATGTCATCACTATCTATCAACAGGTAAAAATGTCTAGCCGTGAAATTGCTCGACTAACGGGTAAACAGCATAAACATGTTCTCGATGATTGTCGCAAAATGTTCGAATCGATCAACATTCAATCGGCCGAGTTTTCGGCTGATTATAAAGACACCAGTGGTCGCACCTATCAAGAGTATTTGCTTGACCAGGATTTAACCATGACACTGGTCATGGGTTACAGTATTCAATTTCGCCATAGAGTCGCCACTCGCTGGCGAGAGCTGGAAGAGAAAGCAACGCGGCCTGTCTGCATATTACCTAATTTCGAAGACCCCCCTGTTGCGGCTATAGCATGGGCAGAATAG
- a CDS encoding phage antirepressor KilAC domain-containing protein, protein MNKEQEAELQELKNLFKEGITTTQFCKMLNGINTQQINHCLAERNWLYNESKSHTRWRATSYARDRYLTEHQHKISIHNGDDFIKYQPVLLRKGAIRLFDLYRKNKLPMKTHWDGQFTHTKELNIAS, encoded by the coding sequence GTGAACAAAGAACAGGAAGCGGAATTACAGGAGTTGAAGAACCTGTTTAAGGAAGGAATAACGACCACTCAGTTTTGCAAAATGCTCAACGGTATTAACACACAACAGATTAATCACTGTTTGGCAGAAAGGAATTGGCTTTATAACGAAAGTAAATCCCATACCCGGTGGCGTGCAACCTCTTATGCGCGTGACCGATATTTAACGGAACATCAACATAAAATCAGCATTCATAACGGTGATGACTTTATCAAGTACCAACCGGTTTTATTGCGCAAGGGCGCAATCCGATTATTTGACCTCTACCGCAAAAATAAGTTGCCAATGAAAACCCATTGGGACGGGCAATTTACACACACCAAAGAACTCAATATTGCGTCATAA
- a CDS encoding transcriptional regulator yields the protein MANIDITQFPELREVFPELTPVQFETAMLFALGVSQKDIALLRSVSYPAVKQTLASAKLKFEPYSLHGLFTVFHVRLALFALKGCRKR from the coding sequence ATGGCTAACATCGATATTACCCAATTTCCTGAATTACGGGAAGTGTTTCCTGAATTAACACCGGTGCAATTTGAAACGGCGATGCTTTTCGCGTTAGGCGTATCACAAAAAGACATCGCTTTATTACGCTCGGTATCCTATCCCGCAGTGAAACAGACGTTGGCAAGTGCAAAACTCAAATTTGAACCGTATTCTCTGCATGGTCTGTTTACCGTATTTCATGTCCGCCTTGCGCTTTTTGCTTTGAAGGGATGTAGAAAGCGATAG
- a CDS encoding PAS domain-containing protein has protein sequence MELGQMMKKIAKVSSSLPLTSMMENSQDVWGIKDSDSRFIYTNRAFFDFLNLPQGFDVIGRRDDELPTCIAEFALIIQKLEREVIKSGQKITLIKTHFFGREQKLQPYLYETFPLHNKERNASAPFFMAENWLLFHCHTTWIS, from the coding sequence ATGGAGTTAGGACAGATGATGAAAAAAATAGCAAAGGTCTCAAGTTCATTGCCTCTGACATCAATGATGGAAAACAGTCAAGATGTTTGGGGAATAAAAGACAGTGACTCACGCTTTATTTATACCAATCGTGCTTTTTTTGACTTTTTAAATTTGCCACAAGGATTTGATGTAATAGGACGACGTGATGATGAACTTCCTACGTGTATTGCAGAATTTGCTTTAATAATTCAAAAACTGGAAAGAGAGGTTATAAAAAGCGGACAGAAAATTACCCTCATTAAAACGCATTTCTTTGGTCGTGAGCAGAAACTGCAACCTTATTTATACGAAACCTTTCCGTTGCATAATAAAGAAAGAAATGCATCGGCACCGTTTTTTATGGCAGAAAATTGGCTATTATTTCACTGCCACACTACGTGGATAAGCTGA
- a CDS encoding helix-turn-helix domain-containing protein, translated as MNTIRLDDELFTLTQAAHFLQKSPRTVRQLIKSHRLRAGKSGQNGGGNFEILKSACLEYIDNNQHNQAVNAEDGLIERTTRWHLNRGTANTGTVISLRRGVEKELGAALKRQIKNKRRSCTIS; from the coding sequence ATGAATACTATAAGGCTTGATGATGAGTTATTTACTCTCACGCAAGCTGCTCACTTTCTACAAAAATCTCCTCGTACTGTGCGCCAGCTAATTAAATCACATCGGCTACGAGCGGGTAAAAGCGGGCAAAACGGTGGGGGTAATTTTGAAATCTTAAAATCAGCGTGTCTTGAATATATCGACAACAACCAACATAATCAGGCCGTGAATGCAGAAGACGGCCTTATAGAAAGGACGACTAGATGGCACTTAAACAGAGGTACGGCGAATACTGGTACTGTGATTTCGTTGAGGCGGGGAGTGGAAAAAGAGTTAGGCGCTGCCTTGAAACGACAGATAAAAAACAAGCGCAGGAGTTGTACGATCAGTTAA
- a CDS encoding IS5 family transposase (programmed frameshift) — translation MKYEQIKVLEEEKFRRLTGVKRSTFEKVIKILNEADKCKQGKGGRKPKLGLEDRLLMALEYLREYRTYFHVSRSDGVSESTCYETIKWIENTLIKHPDFALSGRKALLKSDREYELVLIDATETPIEHPKKKQKQFYSGKKKRPTLKTQVIVDKKSKAVICTSFTHGRRHDFRLFKESGVRIHPEIKTVTDTGYQGLGKIHSNSALPKKKTKKNPLTKEDKRNNRELSSQRVLNENVIGMIKRFKIVSDRYRNRRKRFGLRFNLIAAIYNMEIR, via the exons ATGAAATATGAACAAATAAAGGTATTGGAAGAGGAAAAATTTCGGCGCTTAACCGGAGTTAAACGCAGTACATTTGAAAAGGTGATAAAGATATTGAATGAAGCAGATAAATGTAAGCAAGGGAAAGGAGGTCGGAAACCCAAGCTGGGTTTAGAAGATCGCTTATTAATGGCCCTTGAGTATCTACGGGAATATCGCACTTATTTTCATGTTAGCCGAAGCGATGGGGTGAGTGAGAGCACCTGCTATGAAACGATTAAATGGATAGAAAATACGCTAATAAAGCATCCTGATTTTGCACTCTCTGGACGCAAAGCTTTATTAAAAAGTGATAGGGAGTATGAGCTCGTTCTTATTGATGCCACAGAAACGCCGATTGAACATCCAAA AAAAAAACAAAAGCAATTTTACTCAGGAAAAAAGAAACGACCCACCTTAAAAACCCAAGTGATCGTCGATAAAAAAAGCAAAGCAGTCATCTGTACAAGCTTTACTCATGGGAGGCGTCATGATTTTAGGTTGTTCAAAGAGTCTGGCGTGCGAATACATCCTGAAATCAAAACAGTGACAGATACAGGTTACCAAGGGCTTGGCAAGATCCATTCAAACTCGGCGTTGCCTAAGAAAAAGACAAAGAAAAATCCCTTAACAAAAGAAGATAAACGCAACAATCGTGAGTTATCAAGCCAGCGTGTATTAAACGAAAATGTCATTGGTATGATTAAACGATTTAAAATCGTATCAGATCGTTATCGAAACAGGCGAAAACGTTTTGGATTACGATTTAATCTGATTGCAGCAATTTATAACATGGAAATTAGATAA
- the cycA gene encoding D-serine/D-alanine/glycine transporter encodes MTEQTEIDKSSRQKEGKYLQRDLSNRHIQLIAIGGAIGTGLFMGAGKSISLAGPSIIFVYMIIGFMLFFVMRAMGELLLSNLQYKSFSDFAADLLGSWAGFFTGWTYWFCWIITGIADVVAVTAYAQFWLPEFSHWLSSLLVVLLLLSLNWATVKMFGEMEFWFAMIKIVAIVVLIVIGIIMVLMSYPSPSGSVASFGHLWNDGGMFPQGLMGFFAGFQIAIFSFVGIELVGTTAAETKDPKVILPRAINAIPVRIIMFYIFSLIMIMSVIPWSSVAADKSPFVELFILAGLPTAASAINFVVLTSALSSANSGVFSTSRMLFGLAQEGDAPKQFSRLSRYSVPIFGLTFSCICLLGGVVLIYLIPNVITVFTLVTTVSAILFMFVWTIILCSYLVYRKKRPELHGRSTYKMPAGILMSVVCLIFFAFILILLTFETHTRQALMVTPLWFVILSVAYWLLQKRKVKPQRIGLPYP; translated from the coding sequence ATGACAGAACAAACTGAAATTGATAAAAGCTCTAGACAAAAAGAAGGAAAATATCTGCAACGCGATCTTTCCAACCGCCATATTCAATTGATTGCTATTGGTGGTGCTATCGGTACCGGATTGTTTATGGGAGCAGGTAAAAGCATCAGTCTTGCAGGTCCATCGATTATTTTCGTGTATATGATCATCGGATTTATGTTATTTTTTGTGATGCGCGCTATGGGTGAGTTATTATTGTCTAATCTACAATATAAGTCGTTTAGCGATTTTGCTGCTGATTTATTGGGGTCTTGGGCTGGATTTTTTACCGGTTGGACTTATTGGTTCTGTTGGATCATTACCGGGATAGCTGATGTCGTCGCTGTTACTGCCTATGCACAATTTTGGTTACCCGAATTTTCACACTGGCTCTCGTCTCTATTGGTCGTTTTACTGTTGTTGTCACTGAATTGGGCAACAGTAAAGATGTTTGGTGAGATGGAATTTTGGTTTGCGATGATCAAAATTGTGGCTATCGTGGTATTAATTGTCATTGGTATCATTATGGTATTGATGAGTTATCCGTCCCCTTCCGGCTCTGTCGCTTCGTTTGGTCATCTATGGAACGATGGTGGTATGTTTCCCCAAGGTTTGATGGGGTTTTTCGCTGGCTTTCAAATAGCCATTTTTTCTTTTGTCGGTATTGAACTGGTTGGAACCACCGCAGCAGAGACGAAAGATCCTAAAGTGATATTACCCCGCGCCATCAACGCTATTCCTGTTCGTATTATTATGTTTTATATTTTTTCATTGATCATGATTATGTCTGTCATTCCTTGGAGTTCTGTTGCCGCAGATAAAAGCCCTTTCGTTGAATTATTTATCTTGGCTGGCCTACCTACCGCTGCCAGTGCGATCAATTTCGTGGTGTTAACTTCTGCGCTGTCCTCCGCTAATAGTGGTGTATTTTCTACCAGTCGTATGTTATTTGGCCTCGCACAGGAAGGAGATGCGCCCAAACAATTTAGTCGGTTGTCACGTTATTCCGTACCAATATTCGGTTTAACATTCTCTTGTATTTGTTTGCTAGGCGGCGTGGTATTAATTTATCTTATCCCCAATGTGATCACTGTATTTACTCTGGTGACTACAGTATCCGCCATTCTGTTTATGTTTGTGTGGACAATCATTTTGTGCTCTTATCTGGTATACCGCAAAAAACGTCCAGAATTGCATGGAAGATCCACCTATAAAATGCCAGCGGGTATTTTGATGTCAGTGGTCTGTCTGATTTTTTTTGCCTTTATTTTGATATTACTCACCTTTGAAACCCATACCCGTCAAGCGTTGATGGTCACACCATTATGGTTCGTTATTTTATCAGTAGCATATTGGCTGCTACAAAAACGTAAAGTGAAACCACAGCGAATAGGTCTTCCATATCCGTAG
- the thiI gene encoding tRNA uracil 4-sulfurtransferase ThiI, translating into MKFIIKLFPEITIKSQSVRLRFTKILTTNIRNLLKPYDDSLAVVRHWDHIEVRTKNSELSPEICDALTRIPGIHHILDVEERYYTDIHHIFEHTLEAYRTILIGKTFCVRVKRRGQHEFTSSYVEHYVGGGLNQHIENTKVNLTNPQIKVQLAIDQDKLTLIRARYQGLGGFPIGTQEEVLSLISGGFDSGVSSYMLIRRGCRVNFCFFNLGGSVHEIGVKQVAHHLWRRFSLSHRVRFITIDFIPIVAEILEKVTDGQMGVVLKRMMVRAASQIAERYAVQALVTGEALGQVSSQTLTNLRLIDNASDTLILRPLISYDKEQIIKLAREIGTEDFAKTMPEYCGVISKKPTVKAVKAQIEAEESGFDFSILDHVVNQAKKIDMRELDHEIIQQSNELSVQVETVTQLTDNDVLLDIRAEDEQEEKPLNLDRVQILPFYKLNSQFSKLDQSKTYLLYCDRGIMSRLQALYLREQGFANVKVFRREKSTEHI; encoded by the coding sequence ATGAAGTTTATCATCAAATTGTTCCCAGAAATCACTATCAAAAGTCAGTCGGTACGCCTGCGCTTCACTAAAATTCTTACCACTAACATTCGCAACCTACTTAAACCCTATGATGATTCATTGGCGGTTGTTCGCCATTGGGATCATATCGAAGTGCGCACAAAAAATAGTGAATTGTCACCGGAAATTTGTGATGCGTTGACACGTATACCCGGTATTCACCATATTCTTGACGTTGAAGAACGGTACTATACAGATATACATCATATTTTTGAGCATACGTTGGAAGCTTATCGCACGATATTGATCGGTAAAACTTTTTGCGTGCGGGTAAAGCGTCGTGGTCAACATGAGTTTACTTCAAGTTATGTGGAACACTATGTTGGAGGTGGCCTTAACCAACATATTGAAAATACTAAGGTCAATCTTACTAACCCGCAAATAAAAGTACAATTGGCGATAGATCAAGACAAATTAACCTTAATCAGAGCACGTTATCAAGGGTTAGGAGGCTTCCCGATTGGTACGCAAGAAGAAGTATTGTCACTGATTTCGGGGGGATTTGACTCAGGGGTATCGAGTTATATGTTGATACGTCGTGGCTGTCGGGTGAATTTTTGTTTTTTTAATCTTGGTGGCTCTGTTCATGAAATCGGCGTTAAGCAAGTTGCTCATCATTTATGGCGTCGTTTTAGTCTATCCCATCGAGTACGCTTTATCACGATCGATTTTATTCCGATCGTCGCTGAAATTTTGGAAAAAGTGACCGATGGTCAAATGGGAGTGGTGCTAAAACGCATGATGGTACGTGCGGCATCACAAATAGCCGAGCGCTATGCGGTACAAGCCTTGGTGACGGGTGAAGCTCTCGGGCAAGTCTCCAGTCAGACATTGACGAATCTGCGTTTGATCGATAATGCTTCCGATACGCTGATTTTACGACCGCTGATCTCTTATGATAAAGAGCAAATTATCAAACTGGCACGAGAAATTGGTACTGAAGATTTCGCGAAAACTATGCCAGAATATTGCGGTGTGATTTCGAAAAAGCCAACAGTGAAAGCAGTAAAAGCGCAAATTGAAGCCGAAGAATCTGGTTTTGATTTTTCCATTCTTGATCATGTGGTCAATCAAGCCAAGAAGATCGATATGCGTGAGCTTGACCATGAAATCATACAGCAAAGTAATGAGTTATCGGTGCAAGTTGAAACTGTGACTCAATTGACTGACAACGACGTACTGTTAGACATTCGCGCCGAAGATGAGCAGGAAGAGAAACCCCTGAACTTGGACAGAGTACAGATTTTGCCATTTTATAAATTGAATAGCCAATTTAGTAAACTTGACCAGAGTAAAACTTATTTGTTGTATTGTGACCGCGGTATTATGAGCCGTTTGCAAGCGCTTTATTTACGTGAACAAGGGTTCGCCAATGTTAAAGTTTTCCGAAGGGAAAAAAGTACAGAACACATTTAG